The following is a genomic window from Osmerus eperlanus chromosome 18, fOsmEpe2.1, whole genome shotgun sequence.
ACCTGGGATTGGGTGCTTGAAAGTTAATAGGATGACAGTGcttcttcctgtgtgtcagTTGTGTTGACTCTACAGATATAGACGGTTTGCCTACGCAATCTAACTCTACACAGGACCTAAAACAGGACCTAGGTCCTACTCTCTAACTGCACTTatttcataaaatctcaaatgTGTATATTTTAATATAACATCAAGTACAGTCATCTCACTCCATGAGCCAGCGATGCAGTCTCTTATATCAACACGGCCTTGGTCATGTTTAGCTGGAAGGTTGATTGTTCCCTTTCCCATCTGTTTCCTCACATTCTGACGAGTAGGCAGGCCTATGTGGGTGTGGATTTCCTTTTTCTCCGTCACGATGAACAATGTTGGAAAACTGGAAAactcttgtgtgtgtctcatcgGGGCAGAGAAGTTAGGGAATTAGATTCAACCAATTTCGCATTGAGCCAAGGCTATTTGTTGATGAAGAAACCAAGCTTGAATTGATTATATGTACAACATTCCATACACATTGTGAAATGTTATTGCTTCTAATGCATTTCATTCTTCAGCATAAGAGTCCTAGGCAAGGGTCACAAGAGCTTGCCGAATTAAAACCGCCTCAGAATGATTACGGGATTAATTAGGATTTTGATCAGAGTAGCTTGTATTATTACAGAGGGCTGTTGGACCTTGAACCATAGCATATTTATCATTGTACTGCGTCCCAGATCCCCACACTGTTTCCCAAAATAAGCACTTGTTAACATCCTTGCCAGGACACAATGGGCGTTGAGTTGGTGGAATTCAGCACAGCACACCGTTTGGGATCAAGCATGTGATTCGACATCCAGGCAAGCTGAAACGGCTGAAGAATTGTGACGCTGGAATCAAGCAGCTTCCGGCGTTCCAGCTTTTGTTTTGACGCCGAGGCGAGTTTGCTGAGTTGCCGGGTGTTTGGTCTGCTCAGGTGTCCCTGGCTTCTCTCTGCCAGGACACAGATCACAGTGTCACGGGGTAGGGTTTCCCAACCAGCTGATCAGCGCTAAACTTAAAGCCCCATCATAGCAACAAGTCTAGGTGAACAGGGCACGCTGCCCTTCCCTCTGATGTCGACAGTGTCAACAGTGTCGTTTTGTGCTGAAACACAATAGGCTAGTCAGATTGAGCTTCGGTCATGAAGCCTAATGATGTATCATGTCATACCTTAAACAATAAGAGAGGCATTGAGGTGCTGAAGTTTAGCACGTTCTGTGGATTTCTGTCTTTATTATGTTATAGAGACAGAAACTGTTCAGCTTTGTTGCTTAATAAGCTGAAGATGATTCCTTCATTTATGGCCAACAACACACGCATGCGtgccgcacacgcacacacacccccacacacacacactcttgcccCATCAAAAAGGAACTACATGTTTAATTGGTGTACTGCTGCCCTGTATGGGAGGTTGTGGAAAGGATAGGCCTGTATCTCACACTACCGGCCTTAACGATTATCTGTTCACGATTAGGCCTGGGCTTAGCACAACTCATAAGCAGATCTTCATACTGATGATTCATGCATTAATCGATTTAGTTTTCTTCCAGGAATCCCAAAAGCCAACCGGTTTTCTTCCTGTAAAACtttagtcaaaccaacagtgtgAGGGCAGTTTGGAAGAAAACGCATAATTTTGTATCTAACCCACAGAGCGATTGGTTTCCGCTGTAGCATACTGTGGGTTAGACTGAACCTGTTCTCTGCAACGTTTCAGCATGCTAAGCATAGCTGAgcaaatcccccccaaaaaaacaaatttCCCTCAGTTTTGTGTTGTCAATGCGCGTCATATCACGAAACGACATCGATCGCAGACAACGCAGGAACAAAACGACAACAGTGCGTCGATTGTTTCCGCATCTTGTGAAGGAAGAGAATGCCTGTGCTCCACTGAGGAAAACAGGAGGCGACTTGGCCTATATTTACTAGATGCCTTCCCACCATCTTGTAACCGCCGTGAAATGGAGCGGACGGAAAAATCACCAAATGGGTGGATGAAAGGCAGGGAGGACAGATCGTCCCCGCAACGTCAGAGTCTCGGGGGATGACTGCCCGCTTCCGGGGGCGTACGAGCGGCATCGTGCCTTAAAAGCAAGCCCCCCCCCGGTCAGTCACGGATGCCCGCAGCTTCAATAGCGTTGTCCATGGGCCCCTGTCTGTGGGAAACTGCACATCTGGGGAAGTAGTCTGGGATAATGTAATAACCCCCTGTCGGTAATAACAATGTATTTGATTAGCAGATACTTTACTCGAAAGCGATGCACAGGAGGGGGGGATTCGAACCgacgacctcttgatctgcagcgaAAGGCTCGGACCTGCCACTGAGCTCTACCTATCTCTCGCTGTCGATGTAGTGGCTGTTTTGGACAGTCTTATTAGGTCTACTTAAGTAAAGACTCTGTTATGGTCTTGGGTTCTACCTCTTAAGACAAACACGTGAGTTGGCAGACTAGCTAGGGCGACAGCATGATGGACCGCGTGCTGCCTGACATGCCAGTAAAGGGCTGCGTGTTGTAATATGAGCCACAAACTAAGAGATGACCCAACCGGGTTCCAGACCATCCGGAACATTCTGACATTGTCCCTTCGGCCATGTCAGGAGCTGTAAACTGGGAACATctgcgagtgtgtgcgcgcgtgctgtTGTTTTGAGTTGTCTTGTTACCCACTCAGCAGCACTGTATCCAACAAAGCTTTCTCTCACTTCACTCTGTTCTGAACACTTGGCTGGAAGTAagcccaagtgtgtgtgtgtgtgtgtgaatgtacagcataccccacaccctctcccttcTAACCGTGGTTACGTAACGGTCTGTATTGTTTTGGTCCAACCTCTTTTGGCTCCGGGCCCATGCTGGGGGCTGAATGGCTGGCTTGCCAGTTATGTGGCATAGCTGTCAGATCGGGGACGGAATATTTCTGGCTGTGCAGCAGTTGAACAGCTGTGGGGGGAATGGAATGTCCCGGCGAGTCTGAGGTAGACCGTTCAGACTGAAAGAAGCAGATCTGTTAGGCTACCTTTCTCTGTCACCCGTGGTCTTCGCTGTCTGTTTTGGGTACGCCGCCGGCATTATCCTTCACCAATATGTGTTTCATGCCACTTCaacatgtttatttttattttgatgTACTCTAAACAACCTTTAGAATTGCCTTTTAGTCCTTGACAAAGTGCTGGTTAAAGAGGCCCATGGTCTGTGTGTTGTCGACACGCACGGAACTCTCATGTGACCTGGACTGAAGGTGCCTCACAGGCATTTGGTTTTCACAGTGCTGTTCTTCTAAAAACAAAGCCCATTTGGTTGGCCCAATGCTCCATATGGTCCTGGTCTATGCTGGAAGATGTGCAGCTGGTTCCAGAGAGTGCCGTTCTACAGGAAAGCCGTAGAAGGCTAGAGTCCCATCCTGATTGGTCTTCCACAGCTGTACACCTGACAGACATGCATCTAATGAGGCCCTAGATAGGATAATAAATGACATCACGCAGTTTACCGGATTATCCCGACCCGAGGAAATGGAGTTATCTGACCTGAGATTGGCCTGAATAAGCCTACTATAGGTCTAGGGTTCTGAACGTGGCCGTCGCAGAACAACACCCTGCTGTGGCAGTTTGCTGTTCATAAACAAGAAAACGGATCCGTAACCCGAatttggttgtgtgtatgtcttgtcTTTATGGAAAGCCTCACTTTTGGCCTTTCGGTAAagttgttattgtgtgtgtgtgtgtctgtaagatcCTTCTCATGCAGGCCATATCAGGTCCCCCTATTTGCAGTGTTCACTCAAGGTAGAGGGCGGGGGAGGTTTCTGAGGCCTACAAACACACCTGCAGCCAGACTTGACTGACGTCACGCGCTGCACCTCTGTCACACACGTCAAGCATTCCTCGGGGACCTTCAGTTCACACATGCCACTGAAATGTTTTGCGTCAGAACTCGTCAGACCAGCCTACTGCTTCAGGGAGCGGACGGGGTGCTACCCAAACACAGAGaacggatagagagagagaggtagatggaCAGATataggtggaggaagggagaggagaaggagcatTGTTAGGGCCTATACATGGGCAGCTGTGGTTTTCATAGCCCAGAACAGGTTGGAAGCTGCAACCATGGTGTGATGCCTTTTCCAGGGACAATATGGGGGGGAGGTTAAACGGAGGGCATGGTGACATCTAGTTGGACAGCAGAAGCCGCTGGACTTCTGCCAAACACTGTCTTTCACTGAGCATAGCTTGCAAACTATTTGGGTTAAAGTACCAGTGGAAGAAGCTTCCAGACTCTTCAGCTGAAAAAAAATGTCATTGCAACTTTGGCTATGTTCACTGTTCGAAGGTCCTTTGGCAAAAGGACATTGTGGGAATGGATGTTGCGATCCTAAATCCCGTTTTCATCgccttctcctctccaggtcCAGACGTTTGGCGTGGAGGCACCATGCAAGACAGTGGATGACCTCACCAGTGGCGTCGTCATGGCCCAAGCCCTACAGAAAATGTGAGTCTCCAACCACAAGTCCCTACGGGCAGAGTTCAGTCCGATGCCTTTTTCAAAATATCCCGCGAGCCTCTTTCAGTAGCAATTCCTCTTTTATTGCCTTTCATATGCCGTATGAAAAACTGGACCACGAAGTAAGGCCTTCCTGTCcaatgtgtggtgttgtgttgtcattcctcacccccccccccccccaaccctaacTCTCGTTTCAGAGACCTGGTGTACTTCAGTGACAGCTGGATCGGTAGGATCAAGCCTGATGTCGGGGATAACTGGAGGTTGAAGGTTTGGGACCCTGTTCTTCACTGTTAACGCTCAAGGTTTTCTAGCGGGATGTTTGGGAAAACCTTGACTAGGTCTAACCCTCAAAtttccccccttttttttttttaccacaccATTCAGATCAGCAATTTGAAGAAGATACTGAAAGGCATCTTAGACTACAACCAAGAGGTAAAAGAGGATTATTTACAATCTCAGAATCTCAATGGGGCTCCTGGTTTCCCCTCATCTTTTGAGagtttgggagtgtgtgtgtgtgtgtgtgtttgagctaaCGGCAGCCTTCCTCACGCAGATCCTGGGCCAGCAGATCAATGACTTCACCCTGCCCGACGTCAATCTGATTGGCGAGCACAGCGACGCCGCTGAGCTGGGCCGGATGCTGCAGCTCATCCTCGGCTGTGCCGTCAATTGCGAACAGAAACAAGGTAACGTAGTCCACGTTGTCCGTTTCTAGCAGTCTATAAAATAGCCAGCAGCCACCAGACAAATGCTGGTCAAATATGCAAAAGGATGGGCGATTTGGCTTCACTTGTTTCTACTGAGGGGCTCTTGTGAATAGATTTGAAAATGAAGTGAATTGAATTCATGGAATGCCATAATGACCTCTCTGCCCTTGCAGAATACATCCAGACCATAATGATGATGGAGGAATCGGTGCAGCACGTCGTCATGACAGCCATTCAAGAGGTAGACTGCGAACCCCCGAATCCCAAAGTGTTTATATTTTTCTATAGTTCAAATTGGAAGTGCGGAACGTGTTCTGGAAGAGGGTAACCGCGAAACGTTTGTCTGTCTAATGCTAACCATCCCAATTTCTTTTCCCTTAGCTGATGAGCAAAGAGACTCCAGTTATAGGAGGGAACGACTCCTACGTTGAACTGGACAGACAGGTAAGACGTCCCctgccgccccctcctcccctcccttcacaGAGAGCCGTCTCTCTCGGATACACCCCAGATCCCCACCTCTCAGAGTTACCACGGCTGTTCGAGTCTGGCTCTGccttttttttttcccccatctTGTTTCATCTTGTGTTCCCAGCTCAAAAAGACCGCGGAGGAGCTCAGCGACGCTCTCTCCACCAAGGAGGAGATAGCCCAGCGATGCCACGAGCTGGACATGCAGGTAGGCGTCGTGTGGTCCTCCTTCGTCTCAGTCCCCCCCGAACCGAACCCAGGCCGAAGACGTCACCGTTATTTCCTGACAATATATTAATATTTAGTTTCGtatcgtattttgagttgtctTGTACTCAGCCTACGTGGCTTTcacagaagttaacaagctacAAACCGTAGTCCgcatttgtttgttttcctgtcCATTTTGATCATTGACTTCTTTTTCCCCTCCCCGGGACGAGACTGAAACCCCACACTCTTTGCCTTGCTTTGAAGGCGTGCCATGTTCAAGAGGAGCGAGATAGGCTGAGGTTAGAGTATGTTGAACTAGAGGAAAGGGTAAATGGACCTTTTAATTTTCTTTTCTCTCAGTCCATTGGTGTTTGCTGTGTGAAAGCCCTGGGTTGTTTCTTTTGAGTCTGCTTAACAGCATCTTCTGTCGAATCCAGGCCTCCTTTCACtttggcgtgcgtgtgtgtgtgcgtgtgcgcataAGCTACCCTGTCTACCTTAGTGCTGCGTGTCACAACCACACCCCAGACTAATGCCAACCCTCTACCCACCCCCATGTTAACCATCCAGTGTGTGTCCCATGGCaacagcaggcaggcagtgctTGACTCTGGGCCCCTGGGCTGCAGCAAGCGAGGCAACCGCCTCTAAGGAGAAGAGCTGTGTAGAAACATCATGGAGCCAGACTCATGACTCGGCACAATAATCCTGTAGTCTGCTTTGGAGTGGAAGACTATAGGggatgtttgtgtttcatgGGTTCATGACACAGAAGGCCTCCCTGGGTCTTCCATTCTAGAAAGGACCACAGGAAAGCTGGTCTTATCTTCTAAACCTCCCTGGGGGTGCTGAGGCTCTGTCGACTCTTTATCCCAAAAAAACAGAGCCTGTTGAAGTATGAGAAACACTCATTTAAGTGTGGGGAGAAACACTAATTTAAGTGTGGGGAGAAACACTTAAGTGTGGGGAGAAACACTCATTTAAGTATGGGGGGAAAAAACGCCTTGCGGTTTTGCTGCGAATCGCACGCCGCGCCGCCTTTTCACCGCGATAAAAGCCCCACACCTCAGTCAGATATTTGCCAACATGACTGTTTCTCAACTCAAAACACAGTTTCTGCTTCGCTTTTGTGTGGAGTTTGGTCTTACCCCTTCTTGTTGAAAAGGCCACGTAAACCGCATGTAGCCCTGTTGGCACTGTAAGGGTTTGTTGGTTTGCCTTTTTCCGTGTGCTTGCCATTTTCCCCGAATGAAATCAATTCAAACCTTTTGTATAAGATGTCTTGGGAGCAAAGTGATGTGTGCCGTGAAGGAAATCATACTGTTTGGCCCAGTTAAATATTGAAACTGTGTTCAACTAGCTTAAAGTCAATGACATAATAACGACAAAGAAGGCATTCTTGTCATCAACAGTAAGCTCCAAAACGACATGGATAGTAGCATTTTCGGAAAGTAACTTTGGCCCCATTtcttatctcctctctccttgggGAGTTGCATGACCACATTCACATCCGAGGGCCCCGTAGCAGAGTACCCGGGGCCCCCCCAAGATTCCAGTGTCTCCTAGTTCGTTCCtcattccccctcctctccccgccctcccccacgcCCCAGGTGGCAGCCCTGCAGGAGGAGAAAGGCAGCCTGCTGGCGGAGAACCAGATCCTCATGGAGCGGCTCAACCAGTCCGACTCCATCGAGGACCTGAACAGCCCCGCCGGCCGCCGGCACCTGCAGCTGCAGACCCAGCTGGAGCAACTCCAGGAGGAGACCTTCAGGTGAGCGTGGAGGggcgtcggggggggggggggggaccgtgGCGGACCCTTACCCAGCCAGGGTGGACCCTGGATGGGCAAGGgacaaggggaggagaggggtatgGAGCAGGAAGGGGAGGCGAAGcaaggatttgtgtgtgtgtttgtttgttgggaCCCCGGGGAGGTGATAATTGGATGGACAGtgagaaactaacaaggattcccccCATTAGGCCACAGAGGGCTTGGACCTGCAACTCACTACGCCGTGAAAAACAACAGGCTTTCTGTACAGGGGCCAAAAaccagtcaccccccccccgctcccacaGATTGATTACCTCGCCGTGTTGTCCACGCTTGGCCTCTTCTGCTTAGGGACCTGTCTTCAGGTCACATGCGGTCCCAGAGTGTTTAGATACAGATACAGCCATCTCTGGGAGGCTGCCACGGGCACTCGAGTCGCGGCAAAAGAGCGAGCGCCACAACTCACGGTGGAGGGTCTAATCGTTAGAAAGCTATCGATTTCCTCTCCCTGCCGCCGGGCTCACTAAAGGCCTGAATGCTCCACAGATTAAAGGGCTATAAAAACAACCCCGACAGGCCTTTTAATTGCGGCTTGGACGGAGGCCCGGCCAGCTACTGACCAGGCTCCCCTTCTAACCTCACCCCCCAACTGCAGGCTCTCTGTCTCAGAGCTGTCTCTGTCGGGCTGGGAATACCAGCCTCTGCACTCCACCCTGGCCCTCACCCCCACAGCCTTGCTCCCCCACTCCAAGTAAAGCATGGGGCCTGCTGGTAGGGTCTAGGGCCGGATCACCCACTGGTTCTCCTCTGACCCTTTGGGACACAGTCGTATGATCACGGTCGCCAGGCACCGGTATTGGTCACTCACCAGGggcaaggttgtgtgtgtgtgtgttccctgagtAGCCAATCCCTGCACCACTTCCTGgaatccccctcccctccacagatCCCCTTTGGAAGGACTCTGTCTCTGGGGCAGTTTAGTGTCTCAGTCGTTGCCGTGGCGCGCACGGGGGCTAACGTGTGCGTCTCTTGGCTAACGTGTGCGTCTCTTGGCTAACGTGTGCGTCTCTTGGCTAACGTGTGCGTCTCTTGGCTGGGGCCGGGTGGGAAAGGTTGGAGGCGGCGAAGGACGACTTCCGCATCCGCtgcgaggagctggagaaggagctgACGGAGCTGAGGGGTCAGAACGAGGAGCTGACCGCCCTGGCCGACGAAGCCCAGGCCCTCAAGGACGAGATGGACGTCCTCAGGTCAGACTCGCTTCCCtacgctctctcgctctctctctctcacatgtttctctctctctctcacatatttatctctctcacatatgtatctctctctctctctctctctctctctctctctctctctctctctctctctctctctctctctctctctctctctctctctctctctctctctctctctctctctctctctctctctctctctctctctctctctctctctctctctctctctctctctctctctctctctctctctctctctctctctctctctctctctctctctctctctctctttcatatctatctctctctctctcatatctctctctttcatatctatccctctctctctctctctctgtttgtttatCTAATTTTCCGGCTTCTCACTGACGAATCGAACTACAGTTGCCCTACctaaggtgcgtgtgtgtgtgcgcgtgttccaCAGACACTCGTCCGACAAGGTGTCCAAGCTGGAGGGCATGGTGGACTCGTACAAGAAGAAGCTGGAGGATCTGGGCGACCTGAGGCGGCAGGTGAagctgctggaggagaagaACACGGTGTACATGCAGAACACGGTCAGCCTGGAGGAAGAGGTGCGCAAGGCCGGCGCGGTGCGTAGCCAGCTGGAGACCTACAAGAGACAGGTACGCGCCAACGCGCACCCACCTGTTATACAGGCTAATGTGGcatcgttttgttttttgttttttgacgTACCCAGGCTTTTTTCTCCAAAAGGTGGTCGAGCTCCAGAACAAACTGTCTGAGGAATCCAAAAAAGCGGACAAGATGGAGTTTGAGTACAAACGGCTCAAGGAGAAGGTGGACTCGCTCCAGAAAGAAAAAGACGTACGTGCCAAAAGGGGTTCTTTTGTGATTTGATATACCCTTTAGGGTTAGAAACAGAAATAAAAAAGGGAggatttctcctctgctctgctactTCCTGGTGTTGGGTAGTAGAAGTTGTACAAAAGCAGTAATCGGTCTTGAAGAGTCCTGTGCTGAGGAGGATTGAGGCAAATTGTTGTTTACGTGGATGCGACTGTGTTTGGAGCACTCTTTTTTTTAGGCCTCTGTCACAACAGAACTTGTTTTTCCACAGAATTACCCACAAATTGGAAACATTCTACTTGGCTGTGACCACATGAAAAAGTGTGTTAGTCCTCTATCTCACccccttccatccatccttcctctctccctctctcctgtagcGTATGAGGACGGAGAGAGACTCCCTGAAGGAGACTATCGAGGAACTGCGTTGTGTCCAGGCTCAGGAAGGACAGCTTACCTCAGGTGAGACTCCTCTCTTGTCTACCCTTGAAGGCAATTTTTTCCCTCATTTTGGGCGGCTAAGCTACACCACAAGAACACAAAACCAGTCATACCCTCCTGTGAACCAGTTCACCAAGGTTGCTGGTTATTTaaggcacaaaaaaaaaacgacctCAGGTTGTTTTTGTTCTAGCTGCCTCCTGCTGGCCTAGCGTCTCCGGGGGAGTTGTTTGAACGCGTGCCTCCGGCCTGTGTCGGTAACCAGTGTTTACCTCTAACTACAACCCCCTGTTTTTTCCCTCCAGGCCTGGTTCCACTTGGAAGTAACGAGGGCTCTGATTCGCTGGCGTCAGAGATCGTCACTCCGGAGATTAGGTAGGACCTCTTAACCCCCCGTCCAGTTCCCCCAGACATTCCACAGCCCCCAGAGAGCTCCTGCTTTCGTGCCGGTGAAAGTCATGCCTATTTGTGGATAAAGACGAGCACAGCTCAGTGGAGGAGCATTCGACTGCAGATAAAAACATTGCGGGGTCAAATCCCCAACACATTTTCACATTGTGATTGTTTTTCCCTTCCCACAATTCCCCACAGCGTGTTCGCTTTGTGGTCCGCCCGGAGCGGCCCGCGTTTGACGGCTGGTTGTTGTGTTCTCGCCTGCTGGCGTTCCCGTGGTTCATTCAAGCTCCCTTCTCATGCGTGTTATCACCGTGGCTGGATGTTTGCAAGAGATGAGCTTTGTTTCCTCTTTAAAGACTGATAAGACATCTTAGCCTCCTCAGCCCTCAACACTCcccctccccgacacacacacacactccggagAAGGGCTTTTGTGATGTGTTTATGAAGTGTTCTTCTCAGGGGGACGACGATTGCATCAGCAGCGAGACCAGTTCAAAGCCGCTCGCCCCCGTACGCTCGGCCAATTAGGCTCCTTCTCCCCGGCTCCCTTCTTGCCTCAGCCTGAGGGTTTTTTGGGCTTCTGTCCCGGTCGCATACCTCGCAGGCTCTTTCCTGCTGTGGGCCGAGCGGTGCTCCGGCTGTGGAGTCGTAACGTTACGTAACGCCCAGACTCCA
Proteins encoded in this region:
- the hook3 gene encoding protein Hook homolog 3 isoform X1, with product MTTLESVDRVELCESLLTWVQTFGVEAPCKTVDDLTSGVVMAQALQKIDLVYFSDSWIGRIKPDVGDNWRLKISNLKKILKGILDYNQEILGQQINDFTLPDVNLIGEHSDAAELGRMLQLILGCAVNCEQKQEYIQTIMMMEESVQHVVMTAIQELMSKETPVIGGNDSYVELDRQLKKTAEELSDALSTKEEIAQRCHELDMQACHVQEERDRLRLEYVELEERVAALQEEKGSLLAENQILMERLNQSDSIEDLNSPAGRRHLQLQTQLEQLQEETFRLEAAKDDFRIRCEELEKELTELRGQNEELTALADEAQALKDEMDVLRHSSDKVSKLEGMVDSYKKKLEDLGDLRRQVKLLEEKNTVYMQNTVSLEEEVRKAGAVRSQLETYKRQVVELQNKLSEESKKADKMEFEYKRLKEKVDSLQKEKDRMRTERDSLKETIEELRCVQAQEGQLTSGLVPLGSNEGSDSLASEIVTPEIRERLIRLQHENKMLKLAQEGSDNEKIALLQSLLEDANSRKNELETENRLVNQRLMEGQSQVEELQKSLQEQGSKADDSIILKKNYEEHMGKLREAKDELQKKTAYIDDLEPKYTSSSQRVDELEEALKKKDEDMKLMEERYKKYLEKAKSVIRTLDPKQNQGSAPEVQALKNQLQERERMLHSLEKEFDKTKTQRDQEEKLIVSAWYNMGMAIQKKAAEDRLASTGSGQSFLARQRQATSTRRTYPGHVQPATASDLIA
- the hook3 gene encoding protein Hook homolog 3 isoform X2, translating into MTTLESVDRVELCESLLTWVQTFGVEAPCKTVDDLTSGVVMAQALQKIDLVYFSDSWIGRIKPDVGDNWRLKISNLKKILKGILDYNQEILGQQINDFTLPDVNLIGEHSDAAELGRMLQLILGCAVNCEQKQEYIQTIMMMEESVQHVVMTAIQELMSKETPVIGGNDSYVELDRQLKKTAEELSDALSTKEEIAQRCHELDMQVAALQEEKGSLLAENQILMERLNQSDSIEDLNSPAGRRHLQLQTQLEQLQEETFRLEAAKDDFRIRCEELEKELTELRGQNEELTALADEAQALKDEMDVLRHSSDKVSKLEGMVDSYKKKLEDLGDLRRQVKLLEEKNTVYMQNTVSLEEEVRKAGAVRSQLETYKRQVVELQNKLSEESKKADKMEFEYKRLKEKVDSLQKEKDRMRTERDSLKETIEELRCVQAQEGQLTSGLVPLGSNEGSDSLASEIVTPEIRERLIRLQHENKMLKLAQEGSDNEKIALLQSLLEDANSRKNELETENRLVNQRLMEGQSQVEELQKSLQEQGSKADDSIILKKNYEEHMGKLREAKDELQKKTAYIDDLEPKYTSSSQRVDELEEALKKKDEDMKLMEERYKKYLEKAKSVIRTLDPKQNQGSAPEVQALKNQLQERERMLHSLEKEFDKTKTQRDQEEKLIVSAWYNMGMAIQKKAAEDRLASTGSGQSFLARQRQATSTRRTYPGHVQPATASDLIA